In the genome of Paramisgurnus dabryanus chromosome 16, PD_genome_1.1, whole genome shotgun sequence, the window GTCAtgaatgccattaatgtttttggACTCGCAGGCATTGGATTGACATAATTCTCAACATTTCGTTCATGTCAGTAGGGCACTCAAAACAGGCAAAACGTGTAATTTGTTTCCGAGCTCTTCCTTTCACAAATTTGAATGCGAGACAAAGGTTTGTGAAGGAAGTCATCTCAAatttttaaaatggtccacataCACAAACAATTATTAACGCTTTACTAATGTATAATTGCAACACGTAGGCAACCTCTAAAATTAATCTCCAGTCTTGAAGGACTAAATGACACTGGAGAGCACAGCCACTCACAGCTGTCCTTGGGTCTGACCCAAGCACAACTCTAAAGGGCCAACAGGGTATGAGGTTGCATCTCAGGAAATAAAACACTGCTTGACATCCAGTGAGAAGTGTAAAGGCATGTGTCAAGTCTAGCCTTTGAATAAACATCTAAATGCTTCTAATGGACTATATGTGGTGTAACTAAGCTGCTGCCAGCATGTCtttaatgttcattttgttattgttaaacattaatatttcaaataattaCAAATCAATTATACTTGCTTTAGTGAAAGCCTAGGGCGCGGTACACAATGAGTCAGTAAGACATGCAAATAGGTTACTGCCTTAATTATATTATACTGCACGTCTGCAAGCATGGTTAAAGCAAACTAAATGGTGGTAGTGAATAATAATACAGCCCATTACAAAGAGTTGTATAAGACAGTTTAAAGAAAACCGACAAGTTGTTTTGTAGGTTCGTTCAGTGGGTCTTTATTGAAGCAATGACTAAAAACAGACCGGCTGGAAAACAGGTAGATTTTAGTACCTGGCATTCTTTCTTTACAGGAATGACAGTATGGTGAGGGggaacaaaataaagaaaaagggGGCAAAATAAAACCACAAAACAGAACTTCCCCCAGTACAACTAGTAATGACTACTAGCTGGTCCCTATAAATAAGGCGGAATTTGAGAGTCCTTCCAAATGTACAAGATATGTTACAGTTGAACACCTCACATTGAACAGTGGACAGAGTTTACATGACCTTCTTCAACTCATCATACAAGACCAGGACAAAGGCACCACCCATGCCTCTGAGAACATTAGACCAGGCTCCTTTGAAGAAAGCCTTGCCACCCTCATCGCGTCCAATCTTCCTCCAGCAGTCAATTGTGCCGCTGTACATGATGTCAgctgaaacaaaacaaaaatgaacaGTTTAATGCGCTGCTCGAATAGAAACTTGTCAACATGTACTTAAAAGTTGAGCAAAAACTTACCTCCTTTACGTCCAGACTGCATCATCATACGACGACGGACTGTGTCGAAGGGGTAGGATGCAAGACCAGCAACAGCAGTCACAGATTGAGCGATCATCCAGCTGACAACAATGTGAGTGTTCTTGGGATCTGGCAGCATACCTAAAGACAAGCAAAAAGGTGAAATTGCAGCAAGTTCACAagttgcaaaaaaaaaagatctcaATGGAACGCAGACTCACCCTTGGCTGTGTCATAGATGCCGAAATAGGCAGCTCTGTAAATGATGATTCCCTGCACAGACACGTTGAAGCCCTGGTACAGACCCTTGAGGCCATCAGACTTGAAGATCTTTGCCAAGCAGTTACCAAGACCACTGAACTCTCTTTCTGCGCCAGCTTTGCCGACATCGGCGGCCAGACGGGTTCTTGCGAAGTCGAGAGGATAGACGAAGCAGAGGGATGTGGCACCAGCAGCACCACCTGAGGCCAGGTTACCAGCGAAGTACCTCCAGAACTGGGTGCGTTTGTCTACACCATCAAGGAAGACCTTCTTGTACTTGTCTTTGAAAGCAAAGTTGAGGGCCTGGGTGGGGAAGTATCTGATGACGTTGGCCAAGTTTCCTCTCCAGAATGACACAAAGCCCTGCTCCTTGGGAATACGGACGACGCAGTCCATAATGCCCTTGTACTGCTTATCCACTGTAATCTGTTTGCTAGCATGTTGCACCTGTGAACGGAACAGAAAGCAAATCAATCGGACGCATTCATTTGATGAGACTACACACGAAAGCGTCCCTACCGATACCACCaaataacctaaaaaaataattgtaCAGGTATTGCAGTACAAAACAAACCCACGAAAGGCAACGTTTCAAGAAGGAAACACGAACTCGTGATTATGCTAAGTAAAAGAAAAGCCGGTAGAGGAAAAAAAGCATGCTATCTTCCGGTAAAATGGTTTCCGGAACGAAACTCGCAAAAAGCGAATATTCGTTCAAATAGTCCTAAAACGCAAAACACTGAATTACAACAAGTAACATACATTTATACACAGTATCCCAAAACAGTGCTGTACTATAGTACAAAAAGCGTGTCCTCAAACAAAAGATGAGAGGTCGTCCTACAAACGAGCGTTAGCTTGTTAGCTAGCAACGAGGGCCTAGCTACCACAGGCCTCCCCTTCTCGCGACCTTGGCAAGATCCGTGGATGCTGCCTTCCGATGTTACAATGAAAACGGTActgttataaaaacaaataGATGTATCGCAAATCTTCTGTAAAGAAACgagcataaaaatgtaaaatgtagtCGTTTAGCCTCTATGTGAATGTTGGTTGAGGCGTGTCACAGTTTGTTCCTTAGAAGGAGGTAGGTAAAGGTTACTGAGCACTGAAGGCCTAACTTAGATTTTCTAACGGAACACTGTAATGTTCAAAATATGTTGAAACATCATTAAAATAATTCCGGGAATGATCGTTTCATTATTTAGTCAAGACGTTAACGATTTATATAGAAACTCTTTATAAAACCCAATGGTTAAACGCCTAATGAACGTCTGAATGAAACGTGtactttgataaaaaaaaaaattaaaagcgaAAATGCTGTTGCGCTTTAGCTAATTGCGAAACAAACGTAAAACGCCGGCCATATTCTAAATTCTTCAGGATTACATGATATCGTTTAAACAATCTGTGATTATATAATCCCGCTAAATAACTACGTATATTTTACCTGAAGCAGCAGTTTGACTCTCTCGATGGGGGCCACCGCGGTTTTGGAAATGGCAGCGGCTATGCCACCGGCCAAGAAGTCCTTGGCGAAGGAGATGGCGGTCTCACTCATTGTTGGATGTTCTTAGGGAGGTGTAGTTTGAAGAGGTCAATCCCGCTCTGCCGCAGGACTAGCTTGGAATGCCGGCTGATTCGAAATGGCCGAATGTAAAGTTGCGACGAGATTTTTAAAAGGTTTCTCTCGCGAGACGAACCGTACCAAGAGCATCAATTGTTTGATTGGACGGTGGACCAAACGTCACACATTCCATGGGCGGAGCCATTTATGCGATGACGGGGATGAATGGCTCAAAGTTACAAAAGGTAACCTTAAGGCTTCTCAAGGTGGATAGCATAAATGAAGAAAGGAAGTTTACGTAGAACCAAAATAGTTAATGACAACTAGCAAAAATTAAACAATAGACAAAAACTATGAAATCTTTTACCCTTATTTTCAAACATACTGACAGTGGAATACACCAGGAGGTGTATTACAAGGTGACATACAGTAGTATGCTTATTTGTCACTACATAGTTCACTGCCTGTCTTTAGTTAATGATCTTCAAGGCCAGGTGCGTGAGGGATAAAAGGTCATCATACCAGTATAAAGTCCTTCACATGACTTTCGATTGTTTGGCATTTGATtgattttttagattatcaggCAATACAAAAACCTTTAAACTTTTAGACATGCTGAATAAATGAATTGAATAAAACAATAGGAAAACAGACGAGTTTGACCAGGTTATAAGAAATTTTATTGCTTTGTATTTTACAATGTGCTTTTTAACTTACATGTTTATGTGCCACATTTAAGAAAATATGAATCCCATGAAAACACTTTCTTTTCTACCAAACCTAATCAGAGTCATTGTTTACTATGTGTACAGATTAGCAGAATTCAAGAGATTACGATCCAGATTCACAATCTGGCTGCTTATTTATCAAATAAGCAAATGTCAAACTACACCCAAACACCACTTTAAAAGCATGTGCTTATAAATAAACAGAAGACCTTTAAAAGTCCAAGAGCTGAAAACCAATGGAAGAATAATACTTTGTTTGACAAAGGCATTGATTTGTGCTGTTGAATGATACTCAACATTTCTCCTGAGAAGTGATTCAATCAAATAAAGAATTTCCACAATTCTCGTCCACAAACACGATTTCAGTGGAGTGTTAAGTTAAATGAGTCTACAGAATAACATTGAaacaatactgtacatttaaTACTGCCTAATAAGATTCGCTCTTTTGTGCGTCTGATGTGTCTGAGATACTACAGAACATGTGGATTGAGCTTCAAGTACAGCCCATGAAATGTTAAATACAATGACAGTTACACTGTTCTTCATAATAACCAAGTACACTTTGCAAAGTACCACCATGAATAAGGAGTTCCAGCATCAGGCATAAAACCATCTTACACACATTAATGTATGCAGAATAGCCATGAAGCACCTCCAAAACCTATTATGTCTTCAATAGTCAGTAGTATATTCAGGGAGAAACCATATTACCACCGATTTCCTAAAGAAGTATTCTGTGGTCTTTGCGGATTTCTATTTTTCAAGTAGCGCTTAAACTCCTGAAGTTCATATGGGCCCAGACTTTGATCCACACCAGGTTTAGGTTTGTAGCTAAGTGGAGAAATGATATAGCCATTCCGGTAAAGGCAGACTTGCTTACACATCTCAAAGCAACTAAAGAGCAAGCCAAAATAGGGGACGATCTGCAATATAAAAAGaaacaacatttacattaaGTGGAAATGTGGTGTTTATATTATAAGCACcaattaaaaacacataaaattcGGAGATTCAAACAGGGACACCTTAAAAAAGTAATTCACagattatttcattttaaagtatgtCTGCCAAGCATTCTAGTCACCGTTGTTTTAACCCAGCAAATTTGTGAATGAAAGATCAAACCATGTATGAGCATTTACACAGAAAACATACAGTGCTGATGTTATTTTTATCTCTGTCATCACATGAGCACATAACACAAACCTCACCTTCACCATGTTAGCTGTAAGGCCACTCCAAAGAGCCATGACGCCCTTGTTTTTGATGACCTGTCTGAAGCAGTCCATCATCCCATTAAAATGAACATCAACTCCTCCACAATGTGGCAGAAGAAGACTCTGGGCCTAAAGTATTGATTGGAAAAACATTCCCtgattattaaataattacacAAGAGAAGATCACTACTGTTCttcttaataaaaaatatatgtctTAAATGTTCAGGGATGCatagtacaaaaaaaaaaaactaaaacacacTGATGgtacaaaaatatttatgtatggTTTTCCTTTTCCAAAAGTAACAAACCACTGCAACACATTTTCCTATGCCTTTAACCCTCTTAAGAGTTCTGTGGGCTGTTGACTGTGTCTATAGACGCTGTTGTTTAGCACCAAACTAAAAGTCTTCTTGGAATATTTTGCAGCCAGTTTTTACTTGACAGTGCCGTTTAAACTTGTCAAAGAGAGAAAGCAAAACTCTCTCTGTCTCGTTTtgcagttttttaaaacatataagAAAACCTATAGGTGgtgtacatatatatatacacacttgtatccagttttttttctgtgtgtgaGGGGTCAACTATATTTAGAAAATGTATCTTTGGCAAAGACAGACCCTGCCTGGACACTATCTACACTACATTCCCAGCTGCTACGAGGTCTTGTGCTCTTTAATAATAGCCAGTCCTACTTTGTTATGTGTGAACTGATGGAAATACTTTTTATTGTGTATTTAAACACTTACTCCACAATACAAATGTAGACATTAAAAGGCAGGAGTCATTAAAGTACAAAATTTAACAGGAAATCTGTGACACTGATACCATTATGCCCCCCTGTGCTGAGAATTGGCATTGCACAACAGCATTACAGCTCAAGGGTTCTCACCTGCATCTTTCTTTTTACAGTTTCAAAGGGAAAAGAGAGAGTTTGAGCGACTCCAGCAGCAAGACAGCCATTGATAAAGTTCTGTAAAGATGTAAAGCGAACATGACGTTCCTGCCACAGCTTGTCCAAGTTGACATACACCGCATAGCAGCCAACCGAGAAGGGAACGGCACCTATTGCACAGTAATGCAAATGTAAGGTATAAAGTTCAGTTTTCCAACATTTCAGCAGCTTTTGTAAGGGAGTGGTAAATGGTTTTTTTAGAACTGAgaggttatatatatatatacacactggACAACTTAAATGTGACAGTAATCTAAGCCATACAAAACATTATTATAAGTGGacattttgttttattgaaGAGCGGATAAAGTATCATCTGATGTGTCTGACATAATTCTTACCTAATATTGTGAGGGAAAAGCCTCTGTAGAGGGCCTGAAGCCCTTCGTTTCTGTAGATGCTGGAAAGAGAATGCAGCAGCCCCCTGTAGGTCAATTCTCTGACATTTTGAGCAATAAATCTTGTTTCAACCACCTCCATTGGATATGTGGCTAAAGCCGCAGATATCCCAGCCAGCCCACCTGCCACTATGGCCCTCCATTGTGAGACTTCACCCAGTTCATCAATGTGTAGGTGGATAATACTATCAGaaatagaataaaataaatagttaccaattatatttataatttataattaccacaataatttaaatgtattttgtcTAACATTAATTAACAGTCAAAGATATAGACCTAGTATTTCTAATAATCTAAAGGCTTTTTTGTAGCatgatattatttttattcagatTTTCAATTACCATTATTTACTTCCATTCTTTaatagaaaaatattttaatgatttaatgttACACTAGAGCCAATTTAATTTGACATTCCTCATCTTTGTTCAAAATGGTGACACATTAAACTCTCTGAAAAGGAAAGACTCCACATTAAAGCACTTTGCGATGCAGGATGGTCTCTAATACAATATATCTTATAAATTTGTTAAGCACTGTAGTTttgatttaaagggacattgcactttttttgaaaatatgctcattttccagctcccctagagttaaacatttgaatcttaccgttttgaaatccattcagctgatctccgggtctggcggtagcacttttagcatagcttagcacaatccattgaatctgatcagaccattagcatcatgctaaaaataaccaaagtgcttctatatttttcctactgcccaaaaatagtcccctgctattgaaagtaaccaaggggactactttcaggcagtgcgtaatatcactaagCCTGCTGCAGGCATGTTACAGCAGGAAAGTCCTTGATTAATACGCCAGTTTGAAATATGGTTCCTAGCATATCTATCATATCtatgcttctatcaacctagacaatgtgaaaaagaacaaccttGTAACTTAGGGCCTGTTTACACAAGAACGCTCGAGGGtaaaaacgtaaaaatattttatcggatGTGCCTTTCGTTTACACGGCGACGGTGTTTTGGGGGCTTAAAAACgcaaaaaagtgaaaccacccttcagagtggaaatcttaaaaacgATCTACCGTCGTGTTCTCGTCTAAAGagtaaaaacgcaaaagtctgcTCACGGTGGCTCTCGTCGCGCACGCGTTTACGTCACAGGCATGCGccagttcaggaaaataacaacaaacatgtcagattatttccatacgtcggaccttcaagttgccatagcagctctgataaatatacaagtctttccagcagttgtacgaaATATTCACAGCAAGTATTACTGATCAGAGAAGGCACATTAATTACCTCAGTGAAACTTTTGATGCGCCATTTCGTCGGAGGCAAACAAGACGGCTTTAAATGAGATCTGGGAGAACCAGGAAGAAGGTTGTACGCAGGCTCACGGacttggtgttgttgtgtgtcagtgcttcacattgccacctagccgcctggagtgcatactacatcgaatatcacacacttttgcgTCACCATATGCACGCAGATTTCCCCCTCAAAATGCTCGTATAAACGCGGAATAAAAAGTGATAACGCAACACCACTTTTGCGGTTTCTTTTCAGATCGTTTCCATGTAAACGTAgtcttagttttggtaaaccattctttgcaagcctGTGAAAAAacagctcattgaaatttggctccccctgtgatgtcagaaggggataataccaccccttaatctgcactatccaaccacggcacagccatttggcgcagagatcagctcatttgcatttaaaaggacacacccaaaatttTTGCTAACACCtaaaaagtgtcaattttaacatgttataataaattatctatatggtattttgagctaaatcttcacatatgtactctggggacaacaaggatttatttgacatcttaaaaagtcttgtgaaatgtcccctttaacttatTTGGTTACTGAATAATCTAcaaattttaaaacatatgataTTAATAATACAGAATCAGTAAAGGATCAGCCTTTTTTGAGTTGTTTTGTATTAATAGTAGGGTTTTTTTTAGAAACAGTGCTTATCACCTCTTTTAAAATTTAGATGATTTATCTAAATTTAATATCTAAATATGCTAACATATaattatttacaaaaaacataACCTGCATTGCATTGGTCCACATCCTGTATTTTTATCATAAGAACAGTGTGTTCAAAACAGATCAGAAAACATCCTCTACTCTTTTTCCTGGAATACAGGAACGCTATGTACGGGTTTCTGGAGTCCCCTGTTTACCCCTGCAGCATGTGAAGAAGCACGTGACATGTATAATAATAGGGACAAGGCTGGTCAATGGACAggcttaaagtcgccatgaaacggaagtagcgattgccttattttccccgtggtgacgtatatccgaatgaaatggcttttgagattaaataaggcagggctggatttgaatttgtccatcgagatctgattggatcgtttgaagttgggtcgtgttgctaattgctaatagctgcgatcttctccctgaccccgcccacctgccatacttttgaccggaagtgagaagagatcgttttgaggaggggaggagatttgcatttttgattaaagattatgaggacacacaaatttttaaaaaataatgaagctcacaaataagtcatttgttaataataccacaatattaaaaatatatatatagtttttcatttcaatttcattgcgactttaactAAAAACCCCTGGTGATAATCGTTACTGAGTGGATGGTATATAATTAGCACATTTGCAAACCTTACAATCATTTTACTCGTTTTAGGATTTCACAGACTTAATCCAAAACCGACTGAAGCCGTTCTGGTTCAACATGACACCACTTGTCTGCAGCTTTTCTGAGACATGTGATTGGACGAAAATGAAGGCGTGATTTCGACGTCACGGTGAACGAGAGTTTCAAAGTAACTCGGATTTAGGTTATTTCCCTTCATCTTAAAACCGGAAATAACGTACAAATAAGTGATACTGctattattaaaacataaaatattaaaacattaaagttaCAAATTAACAAGTAACatcaaaacatttacagtgtTTAGTCAAATTAAATGAGCGCCTTCAGGGTAGAGGTGGGAAATATCCTATATCCGAGTTGTGTGGAACACAGGATAAACCCCAGATCCGAAACAAACACAAGCTAAGCTAATGCAGCTAAGCTaataatttgtaatttatttaaacaatatcGATCTTAAACGTAATTTTTTAAGCACGAGCGTATAGTACGAGTCTAAGCCTGCGTCCAACCCATTTATTTATAACACCACACGTCTTATTTGTATGCTTTAAAACACAGTCAACACGTCAACTTCCTGTCAGTGTTTGTTTACCATCACAGCTGACTGAAAAGTGTGTTATCAGCTCAA includes:
- the slc25a5 gene encoding ADP/ATP translocase 2, with translation MSETAISFAKDFLAGGIAAAISKTAVAPIERVKLLLQVQHASKQITVDKQYKGIMDCVVRIPKEQGFVSFWRGNLANVIRYFPTQALNFAFKDKYKKVFLDGVDKRTQFWRYFAGNLASGGAAGATSLCFVYPLDFARTRLAADVGKAGAEREFSGLGNCLAKIFKSDGLKGLYQGFNVSVQGIIIYRAAYFGIYDTAKGMLPDPKNTHIVVSWMIAQSVTAVAGLASYPFDTVRRRMMMQSGRKGADIMYSGTIDCWRKIGRDEGGKAFFKGAWSNVLRGMGGAFVLVLYDELKKVM
- the slc25a43 gene encoding solute carrier family 25 member 43, with the translated sequence MATVRKDDRLTRSQSLLCVGFAGIFSKTATSPLEVVKILSQIGTFHCKRGFVHSFVVIHQNEGLRAFWKGNMVSCLRLFPYSAIHLATYKNIIHLHIDELGEVSQWRAIVAGGLAGISAALATYPMEVVETRFIAQNVRELTYRGLLHSLSSIYRNEGLQALYRGFSLTILGAVPFSVGCYAVYVNLDKLWQERHVRFTSLQNFINGCLAAGVAQTLSFPFETVKRKMQAQSLLLPHCGGVDVHFNGMMDCFRQVIKNKGVMALWSGLTANMVKIVPYFGLLFSCFEMCKQVCLYRNGYIISPLSYKPKPGVDQSLGPYELQEFKRYLKNRNPQRPQNTSLGNRW